Proteins encoded by one window of Vigna radiata var. radiata cultivar VC1973A chromosome 5, Vradiata_ver6, whole genome shotgun sequence:
- the LOC106762850 gene encoding thaumatin-like protein 1b: MEQLKLSLQFLLTLHLLASGAVSTTTFTVVNKCDYSVWPGILSNAGIAALPTTGFLLQTGESKTVTAPTSWGGRLWGRTLCSQDSAGKFFCLTGDCGSGTIECEGKGAVPPATLAEFTLDGDGGLDFFDVSLVDGYNVPMLVTPRGGSGDNCTSTGCVGDLNGACPSELRVTSEDGKQSVACKSACEAFGSPQYCCKGAYGSPNTCKPTAYSRIFKNACPRAYSYAYDDRTSTFTCGHSADYTITFCPSPKDNPSQKSWQGQNPKSDSSNEGQNPKSDSSSNCSSSSSESPPVNNGTMVYMDESEFSWSVGTHVTVKESQAIAGFVSITIALWLLCNL, encoded by the exons ATGGAACAGCTTAAACTATCACTTCAATTTTTACTAACACTTCATCTATTAGCATCAG GTGCAGTATCAACAACAACGTTCACCGTCGTTAACAAATGCGACTACTCCGTGTGGCCAGGCATTCTCTCAAACGCAGGAATCGCGGCGCTTCCAACAACCGGTTTCCTTCTCCAAACCGGTGAGTCCAAAACCGTAACCGCTCCAACCTCTTGGGGTGGCCGTTTATGGGGCCGTACTCTCTGCTCGCAAGACTCCGCCGGAAAATTCTTCTGCCTCACAGGCGATTGTGGCTCCGGCACAATCGAATGTGAGGGCAAAGGCGCCGTGCCGCCCGCGACCTTGGCCGAGTTCACTCTCGACGGCGACGGAGGCCTCGATTTCTTCGACGTAAGCCTCGTGGACGGCTACAACGTGCCGATGCTGGTGACTCCCCGGGGTGGCTCTGGCGATAACTGCACCAGCACTGGGTGCGTTGGGGACCTCAACGGCGCGTGCCCTTCGGAGCTTAGGGTCACAAGCGAGGATGGAAAACAGAGCGTGGCGTGTAAGAGCGCGTGCGAGGCGTTCGGGTCCCCGCAGTATTGCTGCAAAGGCGCGTATGGGTCTCCCAACACTTGCAAGCCTACGGCATATTCGCGGATTTTCAAGAACGCTTGCCCACGCGCCTACAGCTACGCGTATGATGACAGGACTAGCACTTTTACATGTGGACACTCTGCGGATTACACCATCACCTTCTGCCCTTCCCCTAAAGATAACCCCag TCAGAAATCGTGGCAGGGGCAAAACCCGAAATCAGATAGCAGTAATGAGGGGCAAAACCCAAAATCAGATAGCAGCAGTaattgttcttcttcttcttctgagtCGCCGCCAGTTAACAATGGCACAATGGTGTATATGGACGAAAGTGAATTTTCATGGTCAGTAGGTACCCATGTGACTGTGAAGGAATCTCAAGCCATTGCTGGTTTTGTCAGTATCACCATTGCTCTTTGGCTCTTGTGCAACTTATAG
- the LOC106761716 gene encoding uncharacterized protein LOC106761716, with protein MAISDVVARNLTTIFLALMASFQACGFICGRSFNGGFLLVVSTAAVILILLTTLTWDVSRKATCAFHRDHRDSREVCKGGICWHGVAPRSPASQVRFRLPRQLPLAPL; from the coding sequence ATGGCCATATCTGATGTGGTGGCGCGTAACCTCACCACTATCTTCCTTGCGCTAATGGCCTCTTTTCAGGCCTGCGGATTTATCTGCGGCCGCAGCTTCAACGGCGGTTTTCTCCTCGTCGTCTCCACCGCTGCTGTCATTCTCATCCTCCTCACCACGCTCACGTGGGACGTATCGCGCAAAGCAACCTGCGCCTTTCACCGCGACCACCGTGACAGCCGGGAGGTGTGCAAGGGAGGTATCTGCTGGCACGGCGTTGCGCCCCGATCGCCAGCTTCTCAGGTCCGTTTCAGACTTCCTCGCCAGCTTCCCTTAGCCCCTTTGTGA